Proteins encoded together in one Bacteroidales bacterium window:
- a CDS encoding FAD:protein FMN transferase translates to MKSGPFILLVLLAGLAWPSSCNPASDAEYLYLQGFTQGTTYHLTCQHPGEQNLKEQIDSVLKVFDASLNSYDSTSIISAINRNETGVKTDSLFRTVFRESGRVYQVTGGAFDITLAPLIDAWGFGPGEKQDLDSALVDSLLQYVGMDKVFLYGDQVRKANPHVKLNVNAIAQGYAVDVVSAYLEGLGCKNYMVEIGGEIRTRGVNEKGNFWRIGVDRPEFGNMIPGEQLQVIISMHNRSLATSGNYRKFYEKEGVKITHSIDPLTGYPEASSLLSVTILADECMTADAYATACMVLGLEKARDFVRDQKGVDAYFIYGDEIGAYQVWFTDGMKKYIELP, encoded by the coding sequence ATGAAATCCGGACCCTTTATATTACTGGTACTGCTGGCTGGCCTGGCCTGGCCCAGCTCCTGCAATCCCGCCTCAGATGCGGAGTACCTATATCTGCAGGGCTTTACCCAGGGAACCACCTATCACCTTACCTGCCAGCACCCCGGGGAGCAGAATCTGAAGGAGCAGATTGACTCGGTCCTGAAAGTATTCGATGCTTCTCTGAACTCCTATGACAGTACCAGCATCATCAGTGCCATCAACAGAAACGAAACTGGGGTAAAGACCGATTCCCTGTTCCGTACCGTTTTTCGTGAATCGGGAAGGGTTTACCAGGTCACCGGGGGGGCCTTTGACATTACCCTGGCTCCCCTGATCGATGCCTGGGGTTTTGGCCCGGGTGAGAAGCAGGACCTGGACAGTGCTCTGGTGGATAGTCTGCTGCAGTATGTGGGCATGGATAAGGTTTTTCTCTATGGAGATCAGGTTCGTAAGGCGAATCCTCACGTGAAACTGAATGTAAATGCCATTGCCCAGGGTTACGCGGTGGATGTGGTCTCCGCCTACCTGGAGGGCCTGGGATGTAAGAACTATATGGTGGAGATCGGGGGGGAGATCCGTACCAGGGGTGTTAATGAGAAAGGTAATTTCTGGAGAATCGGAGTGGATCGTCCCGAATTCGGGAACATGATCCCCGGGGAACAGCTGCAGGTAATCATTTCCATGCACAACCGTTCCCTGGCTACCTCGGGCAACTACCGGAAATTTTATGAAAAGGAGGGGGTAAAGATCACCCACTCCATTGATCCGTTGACCGGTTATCCGGAGGCTTCCAGCCTGCTCAGCGTGACTATTTTAGCCGATGAATGCATGACGGCCGATGCCTATGCAACGGCCTGTATGGTCCTGGGCCTGGAAAAGGCCAGGGATTTTGTCAGGGATCAGAAAGGGGTGGATGCTTATTTCATTTACGGGGATGAAATTGGCGCCTATCAAGTCTGGTTCACTGATGGAATGAAGAAATACATAGAATTGCCCTGA
- the nqrE gene encoding NADH:ubiquinone reductase (Na(+)-transporting) subunit E yields the protein MENLVNIFVKSIFIDNMIFAYFLGMCSYLAVSKTVKTSTGLGIAVIFVLGFTVPINFLLEKFILKAGALTWINPTLADVDLSFLTFIMFIAVIASMVQLVEMVIEKFAPTLYTSLGIFLPLIAVNCAILGGSLFMQEREYANIAEATVFGLGSGVGWFLAIVGIAAIREKIQYSNVPAPLRGLGITFIITGLMGIAFMSFMGIKL from the coding sequence ATGGAAAATTTAGTCAACATATTTGTCAAGTCCATCTTCATCGATAACATGATCTTTGCCTATTTCCTGGGCATGTGTTCCTACCTCGCCGTTTCCAAAACGGTGAAGACTTCCACGGGACTGGGGATCGCTGTGATCTTTGTACTCGGATTTACCGTTCCCATTAACTTCCTTCTGGAGAAGTTTATCCTGAAGGCCGGGGCCCTGACCTGGATTAATCCCACGCTGGCCGATGTGGACCTGAGTTTTCTCACTTTCATCATGTTCATCGCTGTGATCGCTTCCATGGTGCAGCTGGTGGAGATGGTCATCGAGAAATTTGCGCCCACACTCTATACCTCGCTGGGAATCTTCCTGCCGCTGATCGCGGTGAACTGCGCCATCCTGGGAGGCTCTCTGTTTATGCAGGAGCGTGAATATGCCAATATTGCCGAAGCCACGGTATTCGGGCTTGGTTCAGGGGTGGGCTGGTTCCTGGCCATTGTGGGCATCGCAGCCATCCGTGAAAAGATCCAGTATTCCAATGTTCCCGCACCACTGCGCGGACTGGGCATCACCTTTATTATTACCGGTCTGATGGGGATCGCATTTATGAGTTTTATGGGTATTAAATTATAA
- a CDS encoding glycosyltransferase: MSQGPDISVIVPIYNAEQYLPDCLDSILAQTFKGFEMILVNDGSTDSSGSICDEYARKDRRIRVIHKENGGTTTARREGIKAVTGRYIGWVDADDHIARHMYSTLYELAEENQAEIVECQYIWIKGNQRVRSGKEEPLAVGDGDFMMKQFFSSKMKSSFCTKLYRSELFDDVQFPDRQYHQDTHVNMRLALKPLKYVRTSEAMYFYVMRENSNTTTYNARLLRESIYKYEDTMNLARSGQSELARQYLQKDAISRLMWRYFELTVNSDIENQRVYNYYLRKKLGFSLIRYIFTAKIPFKTRVSLSLLIYNLKGIQLFMHKSLNKPGK; encoded by the coding sequence ATGTCACAAGGACCTGATATAAGCGTAATTGTTCCTATCTATAATGCGGAGCAGTATTTGCCGGATTGCCTGGATTCAATTCTTGCTCAGACCTTTAAGGGCTTCGAAATGATCCTGGTTAATGATGGGTCAACGGATTCGAGCGGATCGATCTGTGATGAATATGCCCGAAAGGACAGACGAATCAGGGTTATCCATAAAGAGAATGGGGGGACAACAACTGCACGTAGGGAGGGAATAAAAGCCGTTACAGGAAGATATATAGGCTGGGTAGATGCAGATGACCATATTGCCCGACACATGTATTCCACCCTTTATGAGCTGGCAGAGGAAAACCAGGCCGAAATCGTTGAGTGCCAGTATATCTGGATTAAGGGGAATCAAAGGGTAAGAAGCGGAAAGGAAGAACCGTTGGCCGTTGGAGATGGGGATTTCATGATGAAACAGTTTTTCAGTTCCAAGATGAAGTCCAGTTTTTGCACCAAGCTTTACAGATCAGAATTATTTGACGATGTACAATTCCCTGACAGGCAATATCATCAGGACACCCATGTAAATATGCGTCTTGCACTCAAACCCTTAAAGTATGTCAGGACATCCGAAGCCATGTACTTTTACGTAATGCGTGAAAACAGCAATACGACCACCTATAATGCACGCCTTCTGCGTGAATCTATTTATAAATATGAAGACACCATGAATCTGGCGCGTTCTGGTCAAAGTGAATTAGCCAGACAGTATCTGCAAAAGGATGCCATAAGCAGACTGATGTGGAGATACTTTGAACTGACGGTGAATTCGGATATTGAAAATCAGCGAGTATATAATTACTACCTGAGGAAGAAGCTCGGCTTTTCCCTTATCAGATACATTTTTACAGCAAAGATCCCTTTTAAGACCAGGGTTAGCCTGAGTCTTCTTATCTATAACCTGAAAGGCATACAATTATTTATGCATAAATCCCTCAATAAACCAGGTAAGTGA
- a CDS encoding polysaccharide export protein — translation MKFDQNPKGLLTRSLIPFFTVLLIVSAVSCVHTKETTYLQQYDDKENLFAYTPPSDYLIQTNDNLYIRISTPDPQWSAIFNPESSGVGMGMSEAAIQLSSYSVQPNGTIDLPYIGLVEVRGLTINEVKEVIESELRDYVRDPSLIVRLVNNNIAILGEVEAPGLYPVYKDRLNIFQALAMAGDISEFGDRYRVAIIRQGEDTSDIVEFDLTDRNIIDSEYYYVQPNDVLYVKPKKGRYFSINSFPWTFVLSSITATLSLFILVQNLIYIQQN, via the coding sequence ATGAAGTTCGACCAAAACCCTAAAGGATTGTTGACCCGATCACTAATTCCGTTCTTTACTGTATTGCTGATTGTATCTGCAGTAAGTTGTGTTCATACCAAGGAAACAACTTATCTACAGCAATATGATGATAAAGAGAACCTGTTTGCTTACACTCCCCCTTCAGACTACTTGATTCAAACAAATGATAACCTCTATATTCGTATCTCCACCCCGGATCCTCAATGGTCGGCTATATTTAATCCTGAAAGTTCTGGAGTTGGTATGGGAATGAGTGAGGCAGCTATTCAATTATCCTCATATTCTGTACAGCCAAATGGTACTATTGACCTGCCCTATATTGGACTTGTTGAGGTCAGAGGCTTGACTATCAATGAAGTAAAGGAAGTTATCGAGTCAGAACTCCGCGATTACGTTAGGGATCCCTCTCTAATCGTCAGGCTGGTCAATAATAATATTGCAATTCTTGGTGAAGTTGAAGCTCCAGGCCTATATCCTGTTTACAAAGATAGGTTAAACATTTTCCAGGCTTTGGCTATGGCTGGTGATATATCAGAATTTGGGGACCGTTATCGTGTTGCGATCATCAGGCAAGGAGAAGATACTTCGGATATTGTGGAATTTGATCTTACGGATAGGAACATAATAGATTCCGAGTATTACTATGTTCAGCCTAATGATGTATTGTATGTGAAGCCGAAGAAGGGGAGATATTTTTCAATCAATTCGTTTCCCTGGACATTTGTATTATCGTCAATAACAGCTACATTATCTCTCTTTATTTTAGTTCAAAACCTTATATATATCCAACAGAATTAA
- a CDS encoding polysaccharide biosynthesis tyrosine autokinase: MNNTTTQYNPTKTGIDLINIRRVLYAMLRNWYLYLIFLIISVIGAILYLKTTIPNYLISARIMVDQERSPGEDILQGFELRPGLQNLENQIIILSSYNMIRKTVDELPFEIDVYRKGLMSQASYYPLSPLRITEGEDGLPYNNTFEFKYLDSNRFRLTSLSAYGSKMDTILFFSQEIQFDEGSFIIEPQSELESEYKSGSKIYIQFLNKDQLTQKYMSRLQIRNQTREGSIINISLQGPNRIKDIVFLNKLTEIFINDNLEKKNLEAKRIIDFINSQLVSVSDSLTLTETELQEFRSRNRIMDVSAQSQQIVSQVLTLENEKARLNLERNYYNYLEEYLESDEYTESAVMPAAIGIDDQMLIALMQDMAGLQAEFLSSGIGDRNPLQGQLEMRIENTKKNIWQIISSNRRANEMAIDENNRQIWELDQRASRLPEKERQLLGFERRFNLNNVLYTLLLQRRAEAQIQSASSTPDYELVDPARATGPISPDQHMVIVLAIALTLAIPTLGILITNLFQNRVVTEEDLEAITKLPVVAYLPHSRISYNTVVLTEPTSNISEAFRSLRTRLDFYTQDSKCPLIVLTSSIPSEGKSFCSVNLASAYSLSGKKTLLIGLDLRRPTLKKSFSISTDIGITSYFIGKNDLEDVIYDTGYENLHIIPAGPIPPNPGELVGSKKALESIEVLKEKYDCIIVDSPPIGIVADIYPIASRADVVLLPVRHGLTDKRALRGTLSEMEFHKIKNVSLLLNDIRTGGRRYSYSYKYKYEYKNKSNPNQAKDKKKASKSENGTPLKTEAI; this comes from the coding sequence ATGAATAATACGACAACTCAGTATAACCCAACAAAGACCGGGATTGATTTAATCAACATACGCAGAGTATTATATGCCATGCTTCGAAACTGGTATTTATATCTCATTTTCCTGATTATTTCTGTCATTGGCGCAATCCTTTATTTAAAGACAACAATCCCGAATTATTTGATTTCAGCGAGAATAATGGTTGACCAGGAACGTAGTCCTGGAGAGGATATTCTTCAAGGATTTGAATTGCGACCCGGATTACAAAATCTGGAAAATCAGATCATCATTCTTTCCTCATACAATATGATAAGGAAGACGGTTGATGAGTTGCCATTTGAAATCGATGTTTACCGCAAAGGATTAATGAGCCAGGCTTCTTATTATCCGTTAAGCCCGCTCAGAATAACGGAAGGGGAAGATGGCTTGCCCTATAATAACACTTTCGAATTTAAATATCTCGACAGTAATCGATTTAGGTTGACTTCCTTATCTGCTTATGGCTCGAAAATGGACACCATATTGTTCTTTAGCCAAGAAATTCAATTTGATGAGGGGTCTTTTATTATTGAACCTCAGTCTGAATTGGAGAGTGAATATAAGTCAGGTTCAAAAATCTATATTCAGTTTTTGAATAAGGATCAATTGACACAAAAGTATATGTCCAGGTTGCAGATTAGAAATCAAACCAGGGAGGGAAGCATAATCAATATTTCACTACAAGGGCCTAACAGGATCAAGGATATTGTATTTCTTAACAAACTAACAGAAATCTTCATAAATGATAATCTGGAGAAGAAGAACCTGGAGGCAAAACGTATAATAGACTTTATTAATTCGCAATTGGTATCCGTGTCAGACTCATTGACTCTAACGGAAACCGAATTACAGGAGTTCCGTTCCAGGAATAGGATTATGGACGTGTCAGCCCAGAGTCAGCAAATTGTAAGTCAGGTGCTTACACTTGAAAATGAGAAGGCGAGGCTGAATCTGGAAAGGAATTATTACAATTATCTGGAAGAGTATCTGGAAAGTGATGAGTACACTGAGTCAGCTGTTATGCCAGCTGCAATTGGAATCGATGATCAGATGTTGATTGCGCTAATGCAGGATATGGCAGGATTACAGGCAGAATTCCTGAGTAGTGGTATCGGGGATCGAAATCCCCTTCAGGGACAGCTTGAAATGAGGATTGAAAATACGAAAAAGAATATTTGGCAGATTATATCAAGCAACCGAAGGGCCAATGAGATGGCCATTGATGAAAATAACCGTCAAATCTGGGAACTGGATCAGCGAGCATCAAGGTTACCTGAAAAAGAGAGACAACTTCTGGGATTCGAACGAAGATTCAATCTGAATAATGTGCTTTATACTTTACTTTTACAGCGAAGAGCAGAGGCTCAGATCCAAAGCGCATCTAGTACTCCGGATTATGAGCTGGTGGATCCTGCAAGAGCAACCGGTCCGATCAGTCCGGATCAACACATGGTTATTGTCCTGGCTATAGCACTTACACTGGCAATACCCACTCTTGGAATTCTTATCACGAATCTATTCCAGAACAGGGTTGTTACCGAGGAAGATCTGGAAGCCATCACAAAATTACCAGTGGTTGCTTATTTACCGCACAGTCGTATTAGTTATAATACCGTAGTTCTTACAGAGCCTACTTCCAATATTTCTGAAGCTTTCAGGAGTTTGCGCACCCGGCTGGATTTTTATACTCAGGATTCAAAATGTCCTTTGATCGTATTGACATCATCCATCCCTAGTGAGGGTAAATCATTCTGTTCGGTAAATCTGGCCTCTGCATATAGCCTTTCAGGTAAGAAAACTCTTCTCATTGGACTGGATTTAAGAAGGCCCACATTGAAGAAAAGTTTTAGTATCTCAACGGATATAGGGATAACCAGTTATTTCATCGGGAAGAATGATTTGGAAGATGTCATCTATGATACAGGTTATGAAAACTTGCATATTATTCCTGCCGGCCCCATACCACCAAATCCCGGTGAGCTGGTAGGATCAAAAAAAGCTCTGGAATCGATAGAGGTTTTAAAGGAGAAGTATGACTGCATCATAGTGGATAGTCCTCCCATAGGCATCGTAGCCGATATTTACCCAATTGCGTCCCGGGCTGATGTAGTTCTTTTGCCGGTAAGGCACGGTCTTACGGATAAGCGAGCTTTACGAGGAACGCTGAGTGAAATGGAATTCCATAAGATCAAAAATGTCAGTCTTCTGCTAAACGATATAAGGACCGGGGGAAGAAGATATAGTTATTCTTATAAATACAAATATGAATATAAGAATAAATCTAATCCCAATCAGGCAAAAGACAAAAAGAAGGCATCCAAATCAGAAAATGGTACTCCACTGAAAACAGAAGCAATCTGA
- a CDS encoding lipopolysaccharide biosynthesis protein, with product MSLKEKTVSGIFWSAVDSFANYGIHFIVGIVLARLITPKEFGLVGMITIFISISTTFIHSGFSSALIRKNDCTQEDYSTVFFYNIIMGTVLYLLIYFSAVPISNFYGEPELVWILRVLSLSLFLRSLTLIQTTTLTKRIDFKLQARIVIISGVLSGVIGIVMALYGFGVWSLVGRALSGSLIRSSLLWIWNRWMPSLIFSKKSFKELFGFGSKILISSLIDTVYSNIYYLVIGKYFSAEQLGYYSRAQSFANMPSSSLNNIMTRVTFPVLANMQDNKYQLKAGYKKLITNLMFMSMVILVLMAAIAEPLVVTLIGEKWRQSIIYLQLLCFPAMLFPLQQLNLNMLKVLGRSDLVLRVGIIKKVLAVPFIVLGVLYGIEVLILGMWANALISYYFNSYYSGRLINYSIKEQLSDILPYLLFALTVGAIVFVAGWQLPVGYLVKLLLQIALGILLVLGLGKLLQLAPYMEIRTIALDKIKSIRDARRSDR from the coding sequence ATGTCGCTAAAAGAAAAAACCGTTTCAGGCATATTTTGGAGTGCAGTGGACAGTTTTGCAAACTACGGCATTCACTTCATCGTGGGAATTGTTCTTGCAAGACTGATCACTCCGAAAGAGTTCGGACTTGTGGGAATGATTACCATTTTCATCTCCATCTCCACAACTTTTATTCACAGCGGTTTTTCTTCAGCATTAATTAGGAAAAATGACTGTACGCAGGAAGACTACTCAACAGTCTTCTTCTACAATATTATCATGGGCACGGTCTTATACCTGCTCATTTACTTTTCCGCCGTACCCATAAGCAATTTCTACGGTGAGCCGGAACTTGTCTGGATATTGCGGGTCCTTTCACTTAGCTTGTTTTTAAGGTCCCTGACTCTGATCCAGACAACGACTTTGACAAAAAGGATTGATTTCAAATTACAGGCCAGAATTGTAATTATATCAGGAGTGTTATCCGGTGTTATTGGAATAGTCATGGCCTTATACGGCTTCGGGGTGTGGAGCCTGGTAGGGCGCGCATTGTCCGGGTCCCTGATCAGATCTTCATTGCTCTGGATATGGAACCGCTGGATGCCGAGTTTAATTTTCAGCAAAAAATCCTTTAAAGAGTTGTTCGGTTTTGGAAGCAAGATATTGATAAGTTCATTGATTGACACGGTTTATAGCAATATTTATTATCTGGTCATTGGTAAATACTTCTCAGCTGAACAACTTGGTTATTATTCCCGGGCACAATCTTTCGCAAATATGCCTTCCTCGAGCTTAAATAACATCATGACGAGGGTGACTTTTCCGGTGCTGGCAAACATGCAGGACAATAAGTATCAATTAAAGGCAGGATACAAGAAACTGATTACAAATCTCATGTTCATGAGCATGGTAATTCTGGTTTTGATGGCTGCCATTGCCGAACCTTTGGTAGTGACGCTTATCGGGGAGAAATGGAGGCAGTCAATCATTTACCTGCAACTTCTGTGCTTCCCGGCCATGTTATTTCCCTTGCAGCAATTGAATCTTAATATGCTCAAAGTTCTGGGCCGTTCGGATCTTGTCCTGAGGGTAGGGATAATAAAAAAGGTCCTAGCAGTTCCCTTTATTGTTCTAGGCGTACTATATGGAATAGAGGTACTAATCCTTGGTATGTGGGCAAATGCGTTGATTTCCTACTACTTCAATAGTTATTATTCCGGTCGTTTGATAAACTATTCCATAAAAGAGCAACTTTCGGACATCCTTCCTTATTTATTGTTTGCACTGACAGTGGGAGCAATTGTATTTGTTGCAGGATGGCAGCTGCCTGTGGGATATCTTGTCAAACTGCTATTGCAAATTGCTCTTGGTATCTTGCTGGTATTGGGCTTGGGCAAGCTATTGCAGCTGGCTCCTTATATGGAAATCAGGACGATTGCTTTAGATAAGATCAAATCAATACGTGATGCCAGAAGATCAGACAGATAA
- the nqrF gene encoding NADH:ubiquinone reductase (Na(+)-transporting) subunit F: MIFLTSTITVILISAAVFLFVILLLVVMLLYARYKLTPQGDVILKVNDKEFTVSPGSTVLNTLSNNEIFLPSACGGGGTCGMCKCQVLEGGGSILPTETGFFTRKEQQQQWRLGCQVKLREDMTIQIPEEVMGIKKWECEVVSNHNVATFIKEFVVRLPEGEKLNFKSGGYIQIDVPRVEVDFSKDIDVEEEYRDEWDKFNMWDLYMKNPEETYRAYSMANHPAEGNIVMLNIRIATPPWDVSHGRFKNVNPGICSSYIFSRKPGDKVMVSGPYGEFFIKDTKNEMVYVGGGAGMAPMRSHIFHLFHTLKTKRKVSYWYGARSRREIFYEDHFRDIEKEFPNFTFNIALSEPTEEDNWDGPVGFIHQVLYDNYLRYHEEPEEIEYYMCGPPQMNSAVSNLLYNMGVPDEMIDFDDFG, encoded by the coding sequence ATGATTTTTCTCACTTCAACAATTACGGTGATTTTGATCAGCGCAGCCGTTTTCCTGTTTGTGATCCTGCTGCTGGTGGTGATGCTGCTTTATGCCAGGTATAAACTGACCCCGCAGGGAGATGTGATCCTGAAGGTCAATGACAAGGAGTTTACGGTATCCCCGGGAAGCACCGTGCTGAATACCCTGTCGAACAATGAGATTTTCCTGCCCTCGGCCTGCGGAGGCGGAGGAACCTGTGGCATGTGCAAGTGCCAGGTACTGGAAGGGGGAGGCTCTATTCTTCCCACCGAAACGGGCTTCTTTACCCGTAAGGAGCAGCAGCAGCAGTGGAGGCTGGGATGCCAGGTGAAGCTTCGTGAAGATATGACCATCCAGATTCCCGAAGAGGTGATGGGAATCAAGAAATGGGAATGCGAGGTGGTTTCCAACCACAATGTGGCCACTTTTATCAAGGAGTTTGTAGTGAGGCTCCCGGAAGGGGAGAAGCTCAACTTCAAATCGGGTGGATATATCCAGATCGATGTTCCCAGGGTTGAGGTTGATTTCTCCAAGGATATCGATGTGGAGGAGGAGTACCGCGATGAGTGGGATAAATTCAACATGTGGGACCTTTATATGAAGAATCCCGAAGAGACCTACCGGGCCTACTCCATGGCCAACCATCCTGCCGAAGGGAACATTGTGATGCTGAATATCCGTATCGCCACTCCTCCCTGGGATGTGAGCCACGGCCGGTTCAAGAATGTGAATCCGGGAATTTGTTCTTCCTACATCTTCTCCCGCAAACCCGGCGACAAGGTGATGGTATCGGGTCCCTACGGGGAGTTCTTTATCAAGGATACGAAGAATGAGATGGTCTATGTGGGCGGAGGTGCCGGCATGGCCCCCATGCGCTCCCACATTTTTCACCTCTTCCATACCCTGAAGACCAAACGGAAAGTCAGTTACTGGTATGGGGCACGTTCGAGGAGGGAGATCTTTTACGAGGACCACTTCAGGGACATCGAAAAGGAGTTCCCTAATTTCACTTTCAATATTGCTCTTTCGGAACCCACCGAGGAGGACAACTGGGACGGCCCCGTTGGATTTATCCACCAGGTACTTTATGACAACTACCTGCGCTACCACGAGGAGCCGGAAGAGATTGAATACTACATGTGCGGCCCGCCACAAATGAACAGTGCTGTATCCAACCTCCTCTATAACATGGGAGTGCCTGATGAGATGATCGACTTTGACGACTTCGGTTAG
- a CDS encoding NADH:ubiquinone reductase (Na(+)-transporting) subunit D: MSTEKEPLLSPKNLKLLTEPLGKSNPITVQVLGICSALAVTVKLKPSIVLAISVMVVMAVSNVVISLLRKSIPPRIRIIVQLVVIATMVILVDQVLKAYAYDVSKQLSVFVGLIITNCIIMGRLEAFALANKPWASLLDGLGNAAGYAVILIIVAFFRELLGSGTLLDIQVIPQAFYNAGYVNNGMMILPPMALVVVGVIIWVQRSRRKDLIED; the protein is encoded by the coding sequence ATGAGTACTGAAAAGGAACCTTTATTGTCGCCGAAAAACCTGAAGCTTCTGACCGAGCCACTGGGGAAGAGCAATCCCATTACCGTTCAGGTACTGGGAATCTGTTCTGCTCTGGCGGTTACTGTAAAGCTCAAACCCTCCATTGTTCTGGCCATTTCGGTGATGGTGGTGATGGCTGTTTCCAATGTGGTGATTTCCCTGCTGAGGAAATCCATTCCGCCACGGATCCGGATTATCGTTCAGCTGGTAGTGATTGCCACCATGGTGATCCTGGTCGACCAGGTTTTGAAGGCCTATGCCTACGACGTGAGCAAGCAGCTTTCGGTCTTTGTGGGCCTGATTATTACCAACTGCATTATCATGGGTCGTCTGGAAGCTTTTGCGCTGGCCAACAAGCCCTGGGCCTCGCTGCTCGACGGATTGGGCAATGCGGCCGGTTATGCCGTCATCCTGATTATTGTGGCTTTCTTCAGGGAGTTGCTCGGATCGGGTACCCTGCTGGATATACAGGTGATTCCTCAGGCCTTTTACAATGCCGGTTATGTAAATAACGGGATGATGATCCTGCCCCCCATGGCCCTGGTGGTGGTGGGTGTTATTATCTGGGTACAGCGTTCGCGCCGGAAAGACCTGATTGAGGACTAA
- a CDS encoding glycosyltransferase, with the protein MGLRLSVILPIYNVETFLERCIRSLESQDIPHEAYEIICVNDGSPDNSRKVVQKLQDEFKNIILVDQENQGVSMARNAGLNKASGKYILFVDPDDLVRENSLGSVLNIAEQTKLQLIIPAYEYLDEHGRVYHTKKFENEGEKPLTGIEAYHFMRTQKELIADSSVGILYETKFLKTHQLFYVPGIVLNQDVEFLARIHCMASRCLFFSEILYRAYARRGSATRSNQFNTDRVRYGFNIAASNLRQFQQLESLRDEQVIFLNGPIVQFVLLALYSAIRTRSLKVLRDTIVSQKQAGISKLDLGGCRRNHLISGRAYNFSPYLAAILFVSYLRIAIRRDAK; encoded by the coding sequence ATGGGTTTAAGATTATCTGTAATACTGCCAATCTATAATGTGGAGACTTTTCTGGAAAGGTGTATCCGCAGTCTTGAGAGCCAGGATATCCCTCATGAGGCATACGAAATTATCTGCGTAAATGATGGATCGCCGGACAATAGCAGGAAGGTAGTGCAAAAACTTCAGGATGAATTCAAAAATATTATACTGGTTGATCAGGAAAACCAGGGTGTCTCGATGGCAAGAAACGCCGGATTGAATAAGGCATCCGGAAAATATATCCTGTTTGTGGATCCTGATGATCTCGTCCGGGAAAACAGCTTAGGATCGGTTTTAAATATAGCTGAACAGACTAAATTACAGTTGATTATTCCTGCTTATGAGTATCTTGATGAGCATGGAAGGGTATACCATACAAAGAAATTTGAGAATGAGGGAGAAAAGCCGCTGACAGGCATTGAGGCCTATCACTTCATGCGCACTCAAAAAGAACTGATCGCGGATTCCTCCGTTGGGATCCTTTATGAAACAAAGTTCTTAAAGACGCATCAATTATTCTACGTGCCGGGTATCGTTCTGAATCAGGATGTGGAATTTCTGGCCAGGATACATTGTATGGCCAGTCGCTGCTTATTTTTCAGTGAAATCCTTTACAGGGCATATGCCAGAAGGGGTTCAGCTACGCGATCCAATCAATTTAATACAGACCGGGTTCGCTATGGCTTTAATATTGCGGCAAGCAACCTGAGACAATTCCAACAATTAGAGTCTTTAAGGGATGAACAGGTAATATTCCTGAATGGGCCTATTGTTCAGTTTGTTTTACTTGCTCTGTATTCTGCCATTAGAACAAGATCTCTTAAAGTGCTTAGGGATACCATTGTAAGCCAGAAGCAAGCTGGAATATCAAAATTGGATTTGGGGGGATGCAGACGTAATCATTTGATAAGTGGAAGGGCCTATAATTTCTCGCCCTACCTGGCGGCAATACTATTTGTAAGTTACCTAAGAATTGCAATCAGACGTGATGCGAAATAG